The following are encoded in a window of Maridesulfovibrio ferrireducens genomic DNA:
- a CDS encoding NAD-dependent epimerase/dehydratase family protein, with protein MRPEIKGSTVLVTGGAGFIGSHLVDRLLDMEAKEVVIIDNLFLGSEDNLREAISRGAILYRDDAEFSTSLEYIFERHSIDIVFNCATKALNYSFMNPSNSFETNTKVVLNLLELQRKKVFSTLCHFSTSEVYGTAVYEPMDEKHPRNPTTLYAAGKAAADLAVETYVRMYDLDAFIIRPFNNYGPRQNHKGELAGVIPLTVYRVLNDIPLEIHGDGNQSRDFIYVTDTVEAILAVYGKLEKGESVNISTHNQVCIKEVIETIADAMGYQGEILRKPARGSDVYCHNASNDKLMGMISYNLTPFSEGLKKSIDWYVEVIKG; from the coding sequence ATGCGTCCTGAGATTAAAGGAAGTACTGTTCTGGTTACAGGTGGTGCCGGTTTTATCGGAAGCCATCTTGTTGATCGGTTGCTTGATATGGAAGCTAAAGAGGTTGTTATCATAGATAACCTTTTTCTCGGATCTGAGGATAATCTTCGCGAGGCCATTTCAAGAGGAGCAATTCTTTATAGAGACGATGCAGAGTTCAGTACTTCTCTCGAGTACATTTTTGAACGCCATTCTATTGATATTGTGTTCAACTGTGCCACTAAGGCTCTCAATTATTCTTTCATGAATCCATCAAATTCATTTGAGACAAATACGAAAGTAGTTCTGAATTTGCTTGAACTTCAACGCAAAAAAGTATTTTCAACTCTTTGTCATTTCTCAACGTCTGAAGTTTATGGAACGGCTGTCTACGAACCTATGGATGAAAAACATCCACGCAATCCAACGACCCTTTACGCGGCAGGAAAAGCTGCAGCTGATTTAGCTGTTGAAACGTATGTGCGCATGTATGATTTAGATGCTTTTATTATAAGGCCTTTTAATAATTATGGCCCTCGTCAAAATCATAAGGGTGAACTGGCCGGGGTGATTCCTCTTACTGTATACAGGGTGCTAAACGATATTCCGCTTGAAATCCATGGCGACGGCAATCAAAGTCGTGATTTCATTTATGTAACTGATACTGTCGAAGCAATACTCGCTGTCTATGGAAAGCTAGAGAAAGGTGAGTCTGTTAATATTTCGACCCATAATCAGGTTTGCATCAAAGAGGTAATTGAAACCATCGCAGATGCGATGGGTTATCAGGGTGAAATTTTACGAAAGCCAGCAAGAGGGTCAGACGTATACTGTCATAATGCCAGTAATGATAAGCTGATGGGCATGATTTCCTATAACCTTACTCCTTTTTCTGAAGGTTTGAAGAAGTCGATTGACTGGTATGTAGAGGTTATTAAGGGGTAG